A genomic segment from Enoplosus armatus isolate fEnoArm2 chromosome 12, fEnoArm2.hap1, whole genome shotgun sequence encodes:
- the inpp5f gene encoding phosphatidylinositide phosphatase SAC2 isoform X1 has protein sequence MELFQAKDDYILQSGDRALWCSRKDGTMTVRPATDLLLAWNPVCLGLVEGVIGKIQLHTDLPLGLVLIRQKALVGHLPGTHKVYKITKIAVIPLSDEEPQELELELCKKHHFGIDKPEKLAQSPDESKFLMKTFSQIKSNVAVPIKKKVKENKEKERLERRLLDELYKIFMDSDSFYYSMTYDLTNSVQRQGDSDKSGLPLWKQVDDRFFWNKHMIQDLIDLQVPDVDFWVIPIIQGFVQVEELVVNYNDTSDEERSSPETPPQEVTCVDDIHPRFTVALISRRSRHRAGMRYKRRGVDTDGRVANYVETEQLIHVHSHTLSFVQTRGSVPVFWSQAGYRYNPRPRLEKGEKETMSYFSDHFEEQLKLYKKQVIINLVDQSGREKLIGDAYLKQVLLYNNPNLTYVSFDFHEHCRGMKFENVQILTDAISDIITDMKWAWVDQAGVICKQEGIFRVNCMDCLDRTNVVQAAIARVVMEQQLKKLGVMPPEQPLPLKCYRIYQIMWANNGDTISRQYAGTAALKGDFTRTGERRLAGVMKDGVNSANRYYLNRFRDAYRQAVIDLMMGLPVTEDLYSIFSKEKEHEEKEQESQRGAQEQVSLLLQTYMQLLLPDDEKFHGGWALINCDMSLIDANNKDVDVLLLLSNNAYYIAYYDEEADKVNQYQRLNLEGLEKIEIGPEPTLFGKPKFCCMRLHYRNEETSGYFHTLRAATRNPEDDGKDTLQCIAEMLRITKQALGLDLLVVEKKLERRQSKPHEDIMGIQNKPADQVQGSSGLAQGKSFLLNKFSSLNQKVKQTKTNVNIGPFKPLGRLGNFSKPDVKVNFLKPTMHVNLWKSDSSLETSDNNPGTGALKDIGDEHSEISDSDSYNSDPEHPCSGSLENVDYVLPSCGIVASNPRLGSRSQSIGSVELNIPSVIRVTGCDGKQESCSQVSDDKSPGAASVAEEAILIDFGTPIDAYCHQFVHDAQTKPVEVFGEQPLAAGPPLHPVVPVQNKTAADSDKQPSSELQQQEEAPQLPRPSQLDVESTTSSSNLLTVQKPSSAVSGGSQRSLSSLMEGSLGPSPADSNGSRVVSPFAKIKSSMVQVASLTQAGLTQGINFAVAKVQKSPEPDTVNEAQESELKAMFTQCQTRIIQI, from the exons ATGGAGCTGTTCCAAGCCAAAGACGATTACATTCTTCAGAGCGGGGACCGTGCTCTGTGGTGCAGCCGAAAAGACGGGACCATGACCGTCAGACCTG cAACAGACCTGCTGTTAGCTTGGAATCCAGTGTGTTTGGGTTTGGTAGAAGGTGTCATTGGGAAGATACAGCTTCACACAG ATCTTCCTCTCGGCCTCGTATTAATCCGTCAGAAAGCGCTCGTGGGCCATTTACCCGGCACACACAAAGTCTACAAGATCACCAAGATAGCTGTCATCCCTCTGTCCGACGAAGAGCCTCAGGAGCTTGAGCTGGAG CTTTGCAAGAAGCATCACTTTGGAATCGACAAACCAGAGAAACTGGCCCAGTCCCCCGATGAGTCAAAGTTCTTGATGAAAACTTTCAGCCAGATCAAATCCAACGTGGCTGTGCCCATCAAGAAAAag gtcaaggaaaacaaagagaaggaaCGTCTGGAGAGGCGGCTGCTGGATGAGCTGTACAAGATATTCATGGACTCGGACTCCTTCTACTACAGCATGACCTACGACCTAACAAACAGCGTCCAGCGCCAAGGAGACTCGGATAAGTCCGGCTTACCCCTATGGAAACAG GTGGATGACCGTTTCTTCTGGAATAAACACATGATCCAAGACCTTATCGACCTTCAG GTGCCAGACGTGGACTTCTGGGTGATACCAATCATCCAGGGCTTTGTACAGGTGGAGGAACTGGTGGTGAACTACAACGATACATCCgatgaggagaggagcagcCCTGAGACCCCACCACAGGAGGTCACCTGTGTTGATGACATCCATCCCCGTTTCACTGTGGCCCTGATCTCCAGACGCAGCCGCCACCGAGCAG GGATGCGGTACAAACGCAGAGGTGTGGATACCGATGGCCGTGTGGCTAACTATGTGGAGACAGAGCAGCTGATCCACGTGCACAGCCACACTCTGTCCTTTGTGCAGACTCGTGGCTCCGTGCCTGTCTTCTGGAGCCAGGCAGGGTACCGCTACAACCCCCGGCCACGTTTAGAGAAAG GAGAGAAGGAGACCATGTCTTACTTTTCTGATCACTTTGAAGAACAGCTTAAACTCTACAAGAAGCAG gtCATCATTAACTTAGTGGATCAAAGTGGACGGGAGAAGCTAATTGGCGACGCATATCTGAAGCAAGTCCTGCTTTACAACAACCCAAACCTCACATATGTTTCATTTGACTTCCATGAACACTG CCGAGGCATGAAGTTTGAGAACGTGCAAATACTGACAGATGCGATCTCTGATATCATCACTGATATGAAGTGGGCCTG GGTGGATCAGGCCGGAGTCATCTGCAAGCAGGAGGGTATCTTCAGAGTCAACTGTATGGACTGTCTTGACAGGACCAACGTGGTCCAGGCTGCTATTGCTCGGGTGGTGATGGAACAACAG CTGAAGAAACTGGGTGTGATGCCTCCAGAGCAGCCCCTGCCTCTCAAATGCTACAGGATTTATCAGATCATGTGGGCCAATAATGGAGACACCATCAGCAGACAGTACGCAGGCACCGCAGCGCTCAAG GGAGATTTCACCAGGACGGGGGAGAGGAGACTGGCTGGTGTGATGAAAGATGGCGTGAACTCAGCCAACCGCTACTATCTGAACCGCTTCAGGGATGCTTACAGACAAGCAGTCATTG ACTTAATGATGGGCCTGCCAGTGACGGAGGACCTGTACTCCATCTTCAGTAAGGAGAAGGAGCAcgaagagaaagagcaagagagccAGAGGGGAGCGCAGGAGCAGGTCAGCCTCCTGCTGCAGACCTACATGCAGCTTTTGCTGCCTGATGACGAGAAGTTTCATGGAGGCTGGGCCCTCATCAATTGTGACATGAG CCTGATTGATGCAAACAACAAAGATGTGgatgtgctgctgcttctgtctaACAATGCCTATTACATCGCTTA CTACGATGAAGAAGCAGATAAAGTCAACCAATACCAGCGCCTCAATTTAGAGGGTTTGGAAAAGATCGAAATTG GTCCAGAGCCTACTCTGTTTGGGAAGCCAAAGTTCTGCTGCATGCGACTGCATTACAGGAATGAAGAGACGAGTGGATACTTTCACACGCTGAGAGCAGCAACACGAAATCCTGAGGATGATGGAAAAG ACACATTGCAATGCATAGCTGAGATGCTGCGCATAACTAAACAGGCCTTGGGGCTGGACCTGCTTGTGGTTGAAAAGAAGCTGGAGAG GCGGCAGAGTAAACCTCATGAGGATATAATGGGCATCCAGAACAAACCTGCTGACCAGGTCCAGGGTAGCTCTGGTCTGGCACAGGGCAAAAGCTTCCTCCTCAACAAATTCTCCTCTCTCAATCAGAAAGTGAAGCAGACCAAGACGAACGTAAACATTGGCCCCTTCAAGCCCCTCGGGAGGCTGGGCAACTTCTCAAAGCCTGATGTGAAAGTGAATTTCCTGAAGCCGACTATGCATGTCAACCTGTGGAAGTCGGACAGCAGCTTGGAGACATCAGATAACAACCCTGGCACAGGAGCCCTAAAAGATATCGGTGACGAGCACTCTGAAATCTCCGACTCTGACTCCTATAATTCTGACCCAGAGCACCCGTGTTCTGGTTCTTTAGAAAACGTGGACTATGTGCTGCCCAGCTGCGGCATAGTAGCATCAAACCCCCGACTGGGCAGCCGCTCCCAATCTATTGGCAGCGTGGAGCTAAATATCCCCTCTGTTATCCGGGTCACTGGCTGCGACGGGAAGCAGGAAAGCTGCTCTCAAGTCAGTGACGACAAGTCCCCAGGGGCCGCCTCGGTGGCTGAAGAAGCCATCCTGATTGACTTTGGCACTCCCATCGATGCCTACTGCCACCAGTTTGTCCATGATGCACAAACCAAACCTGTTGAGGTGTTTGGAGAGCAGCCGTTAGCTGCCGGCCCCCCATTACACCCTGTGGTGCCTGTGCAGAATAAGACCGCAGCAGACTCGGACAAGCAGCCAAGCTCTGAGCTGCAGCAACAGGAGGAGGCACCCCAGCTCCCCAGGCCGTCCCAGCTAGACGTCGAGTCCACTACCTCCAGTTCCAACCTCCTCACCGTCCAGAAGCCGAGCTCTGCAGTCTCAGGAGGCTCTCAGAGGAGCCTGAGTTCACTGATGGAGGGCAGCCTCGGCCCCTCACCCGCCGACAGCAACGGCAGCCGAGTGGTGTCCCCCTTTGCCAAGATCAAGAGCTCCATGGTCCAGGTGGCCAGCCTCACCCAGGCGGGACTCACCCAGGGCATCAACTTTGCTGTGGCAAAGGTACAGAAGAGCCCAGAGCCAGATACTGTCAACGAAGCCCAAGAGAGCGAGCTGAAGGCAATGTTTACACAGTGCCAGACCAGGATCATTCAGATCTAG
- the inpp5f gene encoding phosphatidylinositide phosphatase SAC2 isoform X2 produces the protein MELFQAKDDYILQSGDRALWCSRKDGTMTVRPATDLLLAWNPVCLGLVEGVIGKIQLHTDLPLGLVLIRQKALVGHLPGTHKVYKITKIAVIPLSDEEPQELELELCKKHHFGIDKPEKLAQSPDESKFLMKTFSQIKSNVAVPIKKKVKENKEKERLERRLLDELYKIFMDSDSFYYSMTYDLTNSVQRQGDSDKSGLPLWKQVDDRFFWNKHMIQDLIDLQVPDVDFWVIPIIQGFVQVEELVVNYNDTSDEERSSPETPPQEVTCVDDIHPRFTVALISRRSRHRAGMRYKRRGVDTDGRVANYVETEQLIHVHSHTLSFVQTRGSVPVFWSQAGYRYNPRPRLEKGEKETMSYFSDHFEEQLKLYKKQVIINLVDQSGREKLIGDAYLKQVLLYNNPNLTYVSFDFHEHCRGMKFENVQILTDAISDIITDMKWAWVDQAGVICKQEGIFRVNCMDCLDRTNVVQAAIARVVMEQQLKKLGVMPPEQPLPLKCYRIYQIMWANNGDTISRQYAGTAALKGDFTRTGERRLAGVMKDGVNSANRYYLNRFRDAYRQAVIDLMMGLPVTEDLYSIFSKEKEHEEKEQESQRGAQEQVSLLLQTYMQLLLPDDEKFHGGWALINCDMSLIDANNKDVDVLLLLSNNAYYIAYYDEEADKVNQYQRLNLEGLEKIEIGPEPTLFGKPKFCCMRLHYRNEETSGYFHTLRAATRNPEDDGKDTLQCIAEMLRITKQALGLDLLVVEKKLERRQSKPHEDIMGIQNKPADQVQGSSGLAQGKSFLLNKFSSLNQKVKQTKTNVNIGPFKPLGRLGNFSKPDVKVNFLKPTMHVNLWKSDSSLETSDNNPGTGALKDIGDEHSEISDSDSYNSDPEHPCSGSLENVDYVLPSCGIVASNPRLGSRSQSIGSVELNIPSVIRVTGCDGKQESCSQVSDDKSPGAASVAEEAILIDFGTPIDAYCHQFVHDAQTKPVEVFGEQPLNKTAADSDKQPSSELQQQEEAPQLPRPSQLDVESTTSSSNLLTVQKPSSAVSGGSQRSLSSLMEGSLGPSPADSNGSRVVSPFAKIKSSMVQVASLTQAGLTQGINFAVAKVQKSPEPDTVNEAQESELKAMFTQCQTRIIQI, from the exons ATGGAGCTGTTCCAAGCCAAAGACGATTACATTCTTCAGAGCGGGGACCGTGCTCTGTGGTGCAGCCGAAAAGACGGGACCATGACCGTCAGACCTG cAACAGACCTGCTGTTAGCTTGGAATCCAGTGTGTTTGGGTTTGGTAGAAGGTGTCATTGGGAAGATACAGCTTCACACAG ATCTTCCTCTCGGCCTCGTATTAATCCGTCAGAAAGCGCTCGTGGGCCATTTACCCGGCACACACAAAGTCTACAAGATCACCAAGATAGCTGTCATCCCTCTGTCCGACGAAGAGCCTCAGGAGCTTGAGCTGGAG CTTTGCAAGAAGCATCACTTTGGAATCGACAAACCAGAGAAACTGGCCCAGTCCCCCGATGAGTCAAAGTTCTTGATGAAAACTTTCAGCCAGATCAAATCCAACGTGGCTGTGCCCATCAAGAAAAag gtcaaggaaaacaaagagaaggaaCGTCTGGAGAGGCGGCTGCTGGATGAGCTGTACAAGATATTCATGGACTCGGACTCCTTCTACTACAGCATGACCTACGACCTAACAAACAGCGTCCAGCGCCAAGGAGACTCGGATAAGTCCGGCTTACCCCTATGGAAACAG GTGGATGACCGTTTCTTCTGGAATAAACACATGATCCAAGACCTTATCGACCTTCAG GTGCCAGACGTGGACTTCTGGGTGATACCAATCATCCAGGGCTTTGTACAGGTGGAGGAACTGGTGGTGAACTACAACGATACATCCgatgaggagaggagcagcCCTGAGACCCCACCACAGGAGGTCACCTGTGTTGATGACATCCATCCCCGTTTCACTGTGGCCCTGATCTCCAGACGCAGCCGCCACCGAGCAG GGATGCGGTACAAACGCAGAGGTGTGGATACCGATGGCCGTGTGGCTAACTATGTGGAGACAGAGCAGCTGATCCACGTGCACAGCCACACTCTGTCCTTTGTGCAGACTCGTGGCTCCGTGCCTGTCTTCTGGAGCCAGGCAGGGTACCGCTACAACCCCCGGCCACGTTTAGAGAAAG GAGAGAAGGAGACCATGTCTTACTTTTCTGATCACTTTGAAGAACAGCTTAAACTCTACAAGAAGCAG gtCATCATTAACTTAGTGGATCAAAGTGGACGGGAGAAGCTAATTGGCGACGCATATCTGAAGCAAGTCCTGCTTTACAACAACCCAAACCTCACATATGTTTCATTTGACTTCCATGAACACTG CCGAGGCATGAAGTTTGAGAACGTGCAAATACTGACAGATGCGATCTCTGATATCATCACTGATATGAAGTGGGCCTG GGTGGATCAGGCCGGAGTCATCTGCAAGCAGGAGGGTATCTTCAGAGTCAACTGTATGGACTGTCTTGACAGGACCAACGTGGTCCAGGCTGCTATTGCTCGGGTGGTGATGGAACAACAG CTGAAGAAACTGGGTGTGATGCCTCCAGAGCAGCCCCTGCCTCTCAAATGCTACAGGATTTATCAGATCATGTGGGCCAATAATGGAGACACCATCAGCAGACAGTACGCAGGCACCGCAGCGCTCAAG GGAGATTTCACCAGGACGGGGGAGAGGAGACTGGCTGGTGTGATGAAAGATGGCGTGAACTCAGCCAACCGCTACTATCTGAACCGCTTCAGGGATGCTTACAGACAAGCAGTCATTG ACTTAATGATGGGCCTGCCAGTGACGGAGGACCTGTACTCCATCTTCAGTAAGGAGAAGGAGCAcgaagagaaagagcaagagagccAGAGGGGAGCGCAGGAGCAGGTCAGCCTCCTGCTGCAGACCTACATGCAGCTTTTGCTGCCTGATGACGAGAAGTTTCATGGAGGCTGGGCCCTCATCAATTGTGACATGAG CCTGATTGATGCAAACAACAAAGATGTGgatgtgctgctgcttctgtctaACAATGCCTATTACATCGCTTA CTACGATGAAGAAGCAGATAAAGTCAACCAATACCAGCGCCTCAATTTAGAGGGTTTGGAAAAGATCGAAATTG GTCCAGAGCCTACTCTGTTTGGGAAGCCAAAGTTCTGCTGCATGCGACTGCATTACAGGAATGAAGAGACGAGTGGATACTTTCACACGCTGAGAGCAGCAACACGAAATCCTGAGGATGATGGAAAAG ACACATTGCAATGCATAGCTGAGATGCTGCGCATAACTAAACAGGCCTTGGGGCTGGACCTGCTTGTGGTTGAAAAGAAGCTGGAGAG GCGGCAGAGTAAACCTCATGAGGATATAATGGGCATCCAGAACAAACCTGCTGACCAGGTCCAGGGTAGCTCTGGTCTGGCACAGGGCAAAAGCTTCCTCCTCAACAAATTCTCCTCTCTCAATCAGAAAGTGAAGCAGACCAAGACGAACGTAAACATTGGCCCCTTCAAGCCCCTCGGGAGGCTGGGCAACTTCTCAAAGCCTGATGTGAAAGTGAATTTCCTGAAGCCGACTATGCATGTCAACCTGTGGAAGTCGGACAGCAGCTTGGAGACATCAGATAACAACCCTGGCACAGGAGCCCTAAAAGATATCGGTGACGAGCACTCTGAAATCTCCGACTCTGACTCCTATAATTCTGACCCAGAGCACCCGTGTTCTGGTTCTTTAGAAAACGTGGACTATGTGCTGCCCAGCTGCGGCATAGTAGCATCAAACCCCCGACTGGGCAGCCGCTCCCAATCTATTGGCAGCGTGGAGCTAAATATCCCCTCTGTTATCCGGGTCACTGGCTGCGACGGGAAGCAGGAAAGCTGCTCTCAAGTCAGTGACGACAAGTCCCCAGGGGCCGCCTCGGTGGCTGAAGAAGCCATCCTGATTGACTTTGGCACTCCCATCGATGCCTACTGCCACCAGTTTGTCCATGATGCACAAACCAAACCTGTTGAGGTGTTTGGAGAGCAGCCGTTA AATAAGACCGCAGCAGACTCGGACAAGCAGCCAAGCTCTGAGCTGCAGCAACAGGAGGAGGCACCCCAGCTCCCCAGGCCGTCCCAGCTAGACGTCGAGTCCACTACCTCCAGTTCCAACCTCCTCACCGTCCAGAAGCCGAGCTCTGCAGTCTCAGGAGGCTCTCAGAGGAGCCTGAGTTCACTGATGGAGGGCAGCCTCGGCCCCTCACCCGCCGACAGCAACGGCAGCCGAGTGGTGTCCCCCTTTGCCAAGATCAAGAGCTCCATGGTCCAGGTGGCCAGCCTCACCCAGGCGGGACTCACCCAGGGCATCAACTTTGCTGTGGCAAAGGTACAGAAGAGCCCAGAGCCAGATACTGTCAACGAAGCCCAAGAGAGCGAGCTGAAGGCAATGTTTACACAGTGCCAGACCAGGATCATTCAGATCTAG
- the bag3 gene encoding BAG family molecular chaperone regulator 3: MFQYSTTSNMNGMKTQSPTLTMANNDNDPLPLGWEVKIDPQTGWPFFVDHNNRTTTWNDPRHDTKKVREVSANGPNIPPEPSPQEMQKTFVREMKHPILRPGYVPIPVFHEGAELRQQQHPCYSYIQPTTAQNIRTDGRTPSPTPGLHCRPRSPLHGPSDSCSSETGMASSPVSQTAEVYTAPHHQPPRPSSTGLQAGYIPIPVIHEGGGGQTQAQLNPSVYSQRVPYTEHQQPFHRIQTDEWPGYSAAMQPPREKASPILFPQQHRDSIHLPPHIRSQSPIITQVLGERPQVQQHVLTRDPPQKMEQEQQSAQQKPENTQLPQPLHTEADVQKPQQPQQFQQPPPQQPQQFQQPQQFQQAPPQTSPQPQHPEQLMQSQQQFQQPQKPEQPQQHTADITVQIPPKPEAQDMTAVPPEVPPAKVEAEQAAQCPIHPGLAKVQQIVDRVSKLEQEVKCFDGKKNDKKYLLLEELLTKELLALDSVDPEGRVDVRQARRDGVRRVQTILEELEQLEEQPARPAVEGDSLTHKGEPSMFTKENVELAKEIS, from the exons ATGTTTCAGTACTCGACAACCAGCAACATGAACGGCATGAAGACACAGTCGCCGACACTGACGATGGCCAACAATGACAACGACCCTCTCCCCCTCGGATGGGAAGTCAAAATTGACCCTCAGACGGGATGGCCCTTCTTCGTGGATCACAACAACCGCACGACAACCTGGAATGACCCGAGACACGACAcgaaaaag GTCAGAGAAGTGTCAGCAAATGGACCCAACATACCACCCGAACCAAGTCCTCAGGAGATGCAGAAGACCTTTGTGAGGGAAATGAAGCACCCCATTCTTCGCCCAGGTTATGTTCCTATCCCAGTCTTCCACGAGGGCGCAGAACTGAGGCAGCAACAGCATCCATGTTACTCCTACATCCAGCCAACCACTGCACAGAATATCCGGACAGATGGGCGGACACCTTCCCCAACGCCGGGGCTCCACTGTAGGCCTAGATCACCTTTACATGGACCTTCAGACAGCTGCTCAAGTGAGACTGGAATGGCCAGCTCGCCTGTTTCTCAAACAGCAGAG GTTTATACTGCTCCGCATCACCAACCGCCACGGCCCAGCAGCACTGGGCTTCAAGCAGGTTACATCCCTATCCCGGTGATCCACGAGGGTGGAGGAGGCCAAACGCAGGCTCAGTTAAATCCCTCGGTCTACTCTCAGCGCGTCCCCTACACAGAGCACCAGCAGCCCTTCCACCGCATTCAGACAGACGAGTGGCCTGGCTACTCTGCAGCAATGCAGCCTCCCCGGGAAAAGGCTTCCCCGATACTGTTTCCCCAGCAGCATCGCGACTCTATTCACCTCCCACCTCATATTAGAAGCCAGTCACCTATTATAACGCAGGTTCTGGGAGAAAGACCACAG GTTCAGCAGCACGTCCTCACAAGAGACCCGCCCCAGAAAATGGAGCAGGAACAACAAAGCGCTCAGCAGAAACCCGAGAACACGCAGCTCCCCCAACCATTGCACACAGAAGCTGACGTCCAAAAGCCTCAACAACCTCAACAGTTCCAACAGCCTCCACCTCAGCAACCTCAACAGTTCCAGCAACCTCAGCAGTTCCAGCAGGCACCACCTCAGACATCTCCACAGCCTCAGCATCCTGAACAGTTAATGCAGTCGCAGCAACAATTCCAGCAGCCCCAGAAACCAGAGCAACCGCAACAGCATACTGCAGATATCACAGTTCAAATACCTCCAAAACCAGAGGCCCAGGACATGACAGCTGTGCCCCCAGAGGTCCCACCTGCAAAGGTAGAGGCTGAACAGGCTGCTCAGTGCCCAATCCACCCAGGCTTGGCTAAGGTACAGCAGATAGTCGACCGGGTCTCTAAACTGGAGCAGGaggtgaaatgttttgatgGAAAGAAGAATGATAAGAAATACTTGTtactggaggagctgctgaccAAAGAGCTCTTAGCACTGGACTCGGTTGACCCAGAGGGTCGCGTAGATGTACGGCAGGCGAGGCGGGATGGAGTCCGTCGTGTTCAGACCATACTGGAAGAACTGGAGCAACTGGAGGAGCAGCCAGCCAGGCCCGCGGTGGAGGGAGACAGCCTGACACACAAGGGAGAGCCCAGCATGTTCACCAAGGAGAACGTTGAGCTGGCAAAGGAGATATCATAA
- the tial1 gene encoding nucleolysin TIAR isoform X2 yields the protein MITEHTSNDPYCFVEFFEHRDAAAALAAMNGRKILGKEVKVNWATTPSSLKKDTSNHFHVFVGDLSPEITTEDVKAAFAPFGKISDARVVKDMTTGKSKGYGFVSFYNKLDAENAIVNMGGQWLGGRQIRTNWATRKPPAPKSAQDNGSKQLRFDDVVTQSSPQNCTVYCGGIQLGLSEHLMRQTFSPFGQIMEIRVFPEKGYSFIRFSSHDSAAHAIVSVNGTAIEGHIVKCFWGKESPDMAKNPQQVEYSQWGQWNQVYGNPQQQYGQYVTNGWQVPSYSMYGQTWNQQGFGVEQSQSPSWVGGFGSPSAQAAAPPGPVMSNLANFSMAGYQTQ from the exons ATGATCACAGAG CATACAAGCAATGACCCCTATTGCTTTGTGGAGTTCTTTGAACAcagagatgctgctgcagccctTGCAGCCATGAACGGGAGGAAGATATTAGGAAAG GAGGTCAAAGTAAATTGGGCCACCACTCCAAGTAGCCTGAAGAAAGACACATCCA ATCACTTCCATGTTTTTGTGGGTGATTTGAGCCCTGAGATTACCACTGAGGATGTCAAGGCAGCATTTGCACCTTTTGGGAAAATCTC GGATGCCCGTGTTGTGAAGGACATGACGACAGGCAAATCAAAGGGGTATGGATTTGTGTCCTTCTACAACAAACTG GATGCAGAGAATGCCATTGTTAACATGGGGGGACAGTGGCTTGGAGGACGCCAAATCAGAACCAACTGGGCAACACGTAAACCACCAGCTCCAAAGAGTGCCCAGGACA atggCTCAAAGCAGCTGAGGTTCGATGACGTCGTGACTCAGTCCAGTCCACAGAACTGTACCGTGTACTGTGGAGGGATCCAGTTAGGACTATCAG AACACCTAATGCGACAGACCTTCTCACCGTTTGGTCAAATAATGGAAATCAGAGTTTTCCCAGAGAAAGGATATTCCTTCATCAG GTTTTCCTCCCATGACAGTGCTGCCCATGCCATCGTTTCAGTAAATGGCACAGCCATTGAAGGACACATAGTGAAGTGCTTTTGGGGCAAAGAATCTCCTGACATGGCAAAAAACCCACAGCAG GTTGAGTACAGTCAGTGGGGGCAGTGGAACCAAGTCTATGGGAATCCACAGCAGCAGTATGGGCAGTATGTGACCAATGGGTGGCAAGTTCCCTCCTACAGCATGTACGGCCAGACGTGGAACCAGCAAGGATTTGGAGTAGA GCAGTCCCAGTCACCGTCTTGGGTGGGAGGCTTTGGATCTCCGTCAGCCCAGGCTGCAGCCCCGCCTGGTCCAGTCATGTCCAACCTGGCCAACTTCAGCATGGCTGGCTACCAAACGCAGTGA
- the tial1 gene encoding nucleolysin TIAR isoform X1: MITEVSSQDIFFIFLYHTSNDPYCFVEFFEHRDAAAALAAMNGRKILGKEVKVNWATTPSSLKKDTSNHFHVFVGDLSPEITTEDVKAAFAPFGKISDARVVKDMTTGKSKGYGFVSFYNKLDAENAIVNMGGQWLGGRQIRTNWATRKPPAPKSAQDNGSKQLRFDDVVTQSSPQNCTVYCGGIQLGLSEHLMRQTFSPFGQIMEIRVFPEKGYSFIRFSSHDSAAHAIVSVNGTAIEGHIVKCFWGKESPDMAKNPQQVEYSQWGQWNQVYGNPQQQYGQYVTNGWQVPSYSMYGQTWNQQGFGVEQSQSPSWVGGFGSPSAQAAAPPGPVMSNLANFSMAGYQTQ, encoded by the exons ATGATCACAGAGGTAAGCAGTCaagatatattttttatcttcctgtat CATACAAGCAATGACCCCTATTGCTTTGTGGAGTTCTTTGAACAcagagatgctgctgcagccctTGCAGCCATGAACGGGAGGAAGATATTAGGAAAG GAGGTCAAAGTAAATTGGGCCACCACTCCAAGTAGCCTGAAGAAAGACACATCCA ATCACTTCCATGTTTTTGTGGGTGATTTGAGCCCTGAGATTACCACTGAGGATGTCAAGGCAGCATTTGCACCTTTTGGGAAAATCTC GGATGCCCGTGTTGTGAAGGACATGACGACAGGCAAATCAAAGGGGTATGGATTTGTGTCCTTCTACAACAAACTG GATGCAGAGAATGCCATTGTTAACATGGGGGGACAGTGGCTTGGAGGACGCCAAATCAGAACCAACTGGGCAACACGTAAACCACCAGCTCCAAAGAGTGCCCAGGACA atggCTCAAAGCAGCTGAGGTTCGATGACGTCGTGACTCAGTCCAGTCCACAGAACTGTACCGTGTACTGTGGAGGGATCCAGTTAGGACTATCAG AACACCTAATGCGACAGACCTTCTCACCGTTTGGTCAAATAATGGAAATCAGAGTTTTCCCAGAGAAAGGATATTCCTTCATCAG GTTTTCCTCCCATGACAGTGCTGCCCATGCCATCGTTTCAGTAAATGGCACAGCCATTGAAGGACACATAGTGAAGTGCTTTTGGGGCAAAGAATCTCCTGACATGGCAAAAAACCCACAGCAG GTTGAGTACAGTCAGTGGGGGCAGTGGAACCAAGTCTATGGGAATCCACAGCAGCAGTATGGGCAGTATGTGACCAATGGGTGGCAAGTTCCCTCCTACAGCATGTACGGCCAGACGTGGAACCAGCAAGGATTTGGAGTAGA GCAGTCCCAGTCACCGTCTTGGGTGGGAGGCTTTGGATCTCCGTCAGCCCAGGCTGCAGCCCCGCCTGGTCCAGTCATGTCCAACCTGGCCAACTTCAGCATGGCTGGCTACCAAACGCAGTGA